From the Lactobacillus johnsonii genome, the window ATATCACCAGGCACAATATCTGTACTTGGAATTTCTAAAATTGCACCTCCACGTCTTACATGGGCATTTGGTGTTGACATCTCCTTTAAAGCATCAATCGCAGCTTCTGATCTAGCTTCCTGAATTACTCCTAAAATTGCATTCAGCAAAACAACAATCATAATAATTGCAGCATCAGTCCATTCATTAGCAACTACACCAGATAAAATGGCAGCCACAATTAAGACAATAATCATAAAGTCCTTAAATTGATCGATAAAGCGCATAAACATACTACGCTTTTTCTTTGATGCTAAAGAATTGGGCCCATCTGAAGCTAATCTCTTCTTAGCCTCATTATCAGACAACCCATTGTCTAACGATGTGTTCAGCTCTTTCTCAATTTGAGAAATCTCTTGAGCATAGTATTTCTCTTTCACCGTAAAACATCCTCCCATAAACAAAAAAGACCTATGACCAGTTATCAGTCATAAGTCTCACTAATTAAGATAAGTCCAGAGATATCCATCTCGGTTGTTGAACTTATCGCAATAACTTGCCGTTACTCTCTTATGCATCTATAGTATATTAAACTATCTAGTCCGATACAAGTTTAGTTCTTTTTACATAAATCATCAAAAATAGTAGTTAAAATTTATAAAATTAAAGTCTAACAGCATCTAAATCGGCATCAGTAATATTTATCAAGTCTTCCTCTGAATAACTATCAGTCAGGGCTACGCGTACTGCTTGTTTCTTTATAATCTTATCATTTAAATTTCTGACCCAACGCCCATTACTGTTATCGTTATCCTTACTTAAATTATTCTTCAATAAGTCTGCATAACTTGAAGGATTTACATGATATTGTTGTTTCTTTAGAGAAAACAATCCAATTTGAACCATTTCATCAACTGTATAATCTTCAAAATCAAATTTATTCGGAATACGACTACGTAATCCTGGGTTTGTTTCTAAAAACTTCTCCATATCGTTAGTATAACCAGCAAAGATAATCATAATATTAGAGCGATGATCTTCCATAAACTTTAATATTTCATCAATTGCTTCTTTACCGAAATCATTCTGACCACCACTAGCTAAGGTATATGCTTCATCAACAAACAAGATCCCACCTAAAGCTGATTCAAGAACTTTTCTAGTTTTTTCAGCTGTTTGACCAACATATCCTGCTACTAAATCAGCTCGAGATGTCTCAATTAATTTATCTTCAGCTATTACGCCTTTTTCATATAGAACATGGCCAACAATACGAGCAACTGTTGTTTTTCCAGTTCCTGGATTTCCTAAAAACAATGAGTGCAACGTTTGAGAACTAGTATTTAAACCTTTCTCTTCACGTTTTTTATTTAAAACAGTGACTGCAATAAATTCTTTAACTTGTTGCTTTACCGTTTCTAGACCGATCATTTCATCAAGCTGCTGCATACCTGATTTTTGAGGACCTTTTTGTAGATCCTTTTGGTCTTTTTCTGCTTTATTTGCCTGCTTAGAGTTAGATTCTTTTTTCTGGGTAGTAAAGTACTCAATATCGTTTTGTAAATTATCTTTTACTATTGTGTATTGATTATTTTCATCCAAATCATACTCATCATTAGTAGAATCAAATTTCAATACATAAACTTCAGGGACATTAAAAGTTACATTATCTTCAATTTTAATATTAGGTGAACTTTCAAAAGCTAGACCAATCCAGTCTAGCTTTATATTACTTTCACCTTTAGCAAAAATGTTAATTTTCCCATTATCTCTACCATCAAGTAAAAGAGTTTCTCCAGTTAAAGCACTATGATCTTCTATAATAATTGACTCAACAATTCTACTTGTATTTCCTACATCTATCTTACTTTGATTATAGAGATATAAAGAATCAATTATTGAATTTTCTACTTTTGCCTGAGCAGCTTTTTGTAAATAAAGGGCCCCAGAATAATTAGGTTCTTTAATAATTGAAGAGGTAATATTGAGAATAGATTCACTACTAAAAATGCAAGGATAATCTTTTTCTTTTACTCCACCCGTTACAGTTACATTCTGTAATGTAGCAACAGTATTCGAATATAAACTAAGGACATTACTTTCACCATAGCTAAGCGTAGTATTCTGAAGAGTTAAATTTGCTTCAGTAGCAGTAATTTTACAATTAAGAGTACTATTCTTTATCTCTACATTCCCTTTTTCAACATAAATTCTATGTGCACCGTCACCAAGTTTATCCTTTTTAACGTACAAATCATCAAATTGAGCAGTAGCACCATCATCTACATAAATAATTGGATAATTTTGACCAGTCGTAGCGTCATTAACGACCGAAACATGTGTCGCAATTAATTGACTGTTATTTGTTACTTGAAGACAATTATTCTTATCTTGATAGTGTCTCAGAGTCAGATTATTTAATTTTACCTGGGCGCCATTTTTAATGATAAAGCCGCCTAAAATAAAAGTATTATCTTCACCAGAAATATTTAGACTCTTGTTAATTACATAATTTTGATCCTCAAGTGGAAACTGATAATCTCTTTTAATCAGAATATTGTCCCCATCTGAAGCTTGATTTAATGCATCTTCAAATTCCCAGGTAGTACGCTGCTTTTTGAAAAAACCTCGATCATCTGGTCCAACTACAAAAAACGTCATATTTCCTCCAAGAAAAATACTTAACTAATTTTGCTTATAGAAATCATCAAAAATAGTTACTGGCAAATGACGCTTATGTTCACTCTTTTTCCACAACTTTTCAATCTGTTCAGCTGCTTCTTCACTCACATCTTTACCTTCTAAGTAATCGTCAACATCTTTGTAAGTTACTCCTAATGCTACTTCATCAGGTAAGTCTGGACGATCTTCTTCTAAATCAGCAGTTGGTGCCTTTTCATATAAGTGCTTAGGACATCCAAGTTCCTTAAGCATTGCCTTGCCTTGACGCTTATCTAGTCTAAATAATGGGGTAATATCAGCAGCACCGTCACCATATTTAGTGTAAAAACCAGAGAAGTTTTCTGCCGCATGATCAGTACCTACAACAGCTCCATTATTGGCACCAGCAATTGCATATTGAACTACCATTCTTTGACGAGCTTTGATATTTCCTTTATTAAAGTCAGTAATTTTTTGACCAGTTGCTTCAACTACTTTTACCATTGCATCAACTGGTTCTTTAATATTAACAATTAGATCTTGATCAGGCTTTTGAAAAGCAATTGCATCGGCGGCATCACTTGCATCTGCTTGAACGCCATAAGGTAGACGAACAGCAATAAACTGGTAAGACTTATTCCCAGTTTCTTCACGCATTTCTTCAATTGCCATTTGGCAGAGTTTACCAGTTAAAGTTGAATCTTGACCACCAGAGATCCCTAAAACATAAGTCTTCAAAAAAGGATTTTCCTTCAAATAATCTTTTAAAAAGTCAATAGACTTTCTAATTTCTTTTTTAGGGTCAATTTCTGGTAACACATGTTCATACGCAACAATTTTTTCTTGTAATGGACGCATCTTAATATCCTCTTTTCACAATTCGACTACGAATATCATTAATTAAGCTCATCTTGTTATCATATAGCTTTTGGGATAAGTCCACTGGATAATCTTGTGGATTCAAACTACGTTTATATTCGTCCCATAATCCGTCTAAGTTATTAGCTGCGAATTCTTTTGTTTCTTTAAGAGTAGGTTCTTTATAAACAAGTTTTCCTTCATGGAAAATTTCTTGTAGTAAAGGACGAGCAGTATAATCAGTAACGACCTTATTAATGTAAGTGTATTGCGGATGGAACATAAAAAGCGCATCAAATTTTCTTGGATCTTCATCATAGCGTGATACCCAATCACCCTCATTTTTCTTCTCAGAGTTTGCTTGAATCCGCCATACCTGCTTTTTACCTGGAGTAGATACTTTTTCAGCATTTGAAGAAATTTTCAAAGTATCGCGCATCTTGCCTTCTTTATCTTCAATTGCTACTAACTTATATACCCCACCTAGAGCAGGTTGATCAAAGGCTATAATTAATTTAGTACCGATTCCCCAAACATCAATTTTTGCACCTTGCATCTTAAGGTTTTGAATAGTCTTTTCATCTAAATCATTTGAAGCATAAATTTTTGCATCCGGGAAACCAGCATCATCTAATTGCTTACGCACTTTCTTAGAGATATAAGCCATATCGCCTGAGTCAATTCGAACCCCTTGGAAATTAATCTTGTCGCCCATTTCTTTAGCAACTTTAATAGCAGTTGGCACACCACTTCTTAAAGTGTCATAGGTATCAACTAAGAATACACAGTCCTTATGAGTCTCAGCATATGCTTTAAAAGCATCATATTCATTATTAAATGCTTCAACCAAAGAGTGAGCATGAGTACCAGCGACAGGAATATCGAATAATTTTCCTGCTCTAACATTACTAGTAGCGTCAAAGCCACCAATGTATGCTGCCCGTGTTCCCCAAATAGCTGCATCGGTTTCTTGTGCACGACGTGAGCCAAATTCCATTAAACCATCATTACCAACAGCGACCTTAATTCTAGCCGCCTTAGTAGCAATCAAAGTTTGGAAATTAATAATGTTTAAAATTGCAGTTTCAACTAATTGTGCTTGAGCTAACGGTCCTTCAACCTGCATAATCGGTTCATTGGCAAAAACTAATTCACCTTCTCGAGCACTTCGAATGGTTAACTTCAATTCTAAATTACGTAAATAATCGATAAAGTCATCATCGTAGTCACAAGTTTCCTTGAGATACTCTAAATCACTTTCATTAAAACGAAGATTATTTAGGTATTGAATAACATGACTTAAACCAGCATTAACTGCGTAGCCATTGCCAAAAGGTTCTTTTCTAAAGAACACTTCAAATACAGAATTTCTTTCACTTATTCCCTTTTTAAAATAGGTATACATCATATTAATTTCATACAAATCAGTATGTAAAATTAATGAATCATCTTGATCAACTTGTGGGTAAAACATTTTGTCCCCTCATCACTAAAATAAATAATTTTTTTCTTGTATTTTATTATAATCAAACAAGAGCAGATATCAAAAAGAGACATCAAATTTGATGCCTCTTTTTGATATTTTAATTACTTATTATTCTTACATAATCCCTAATTGTAAAAAAATCTAGGATCTGTTCTAACTTTTTCTGATCATCTTTTTTAATTTTGTAAATAGTAGTTCCTTGACTAATTATTTTCATTAAATCGTAATAAAACTGATCTAACATATTTTTTGACAACTTATTACTAAACTCATCAATTTCTGTTCCCCAATATATTTTTGTACCTTTGGGAATAACAATTTTTGCAGTTTTTTGAGGGTCAAAATTATTTCTAAAATCAACAATTGTTTTCAAATATACATTATCCAATTCAGAATCTTTAATATTTTTAACAACTAGAGGCGTGATTTCCTTTAAAGAAGTTTGGCCTTGTTTAAAAATTGATGGATATAAAGAAGCAATATGAAGCCGATTAATTAAATTGTATAAAGTCGCTTGTGTGGAATAGGCCGGCACATTTATCCGGCTTACAATATGATGCAAAGTCCTCAAATTTGTAGATAATTCAAATAAAGTTTTAGAATTATTTTGTTTTAGAGAATTATCACCTAAATTTACTTTTTTGGAAACCCGATATTTTAATCCAACAAAATTACCATTTACTACTCTTAATCCTAAATTATTTTCTGCATTATACCAAACGGGCATCCCATTAATTAAATAATTTTCATATACGCTGGTCTCAAATGTCTCTCTTCGCCAAAAAGCATAATTAGTATAAATATTTTTTCCAAGTCCCAGGGCGGTTTTTATTAGACTAACTTCGTTTCGATAATAAGGTCTAACTAAATGAAATTTACCATCTTTTAAGCGCTGATACATAGCTCTAATTCCAACAAACATTCCGTCACATTTTTCACCAAGAATCGTGCTAACAGCACGGTAAAAAACATTTTGATTGAATAGAATTTTATCGGCATCTAAAACAAAAATTATTTCTCCACTCGCATACTTCAGTCCGTGTCTAATAGCCTTAAAATAATTATGATGAGTTTGCTTAGTATATTTAAGAGGTAGTTTTGTATTTCCTAAGTATCGTCTTAAAATTTCTTCTGTTTCGTCCTGTGATCCATCATTAATTAAAATAATCTCCCAATTTTGATAGGTTTGATTTTTTATTGATTCTAGGGCTTCAACAATCGTCTTTGCGCTGTTATAAGCCGGGATGAGGACAGAAATTTTTACTTGTTTCTTCCCTAAACTAATATTTCCAAAGATATTAACAATAGATAAAGACAAAATAAAGATTAAAACTAAATAACTCGTATTAAGCACATTTGACTCAGCAACAAGCATACTTATTTCGTTAATAATTAAAAATATTATTATCCCGACAATTAGATGACTAGTAGGCCTTAAATGACCCTTAACTTTCAAATAAAATATTGATCCAATTATTTCTATTAATAAGATGATTGAACCAATACTCCAAGAAAGATTTTTTAAAACAAAATCAGGCAATTCAGGTACATACCAAACTAGAGAAATAAGTAGAACAATCAAGTAAACACACAATAAAAAAGGACGTAATTGTTCACTAAAAGTAACCACAACTCTAATCAGATAAAAGACAAAAGTCAAAACTGAAATAATTAAAATTAGCAAAGTACCTGCTTTGATTGATAATTGAGCTAAAATATTTAAATTAAGTAATAGTAATACTAAGTTCTTTGCATTAAAGTGTCGATCTAAAAAATATAAAATCCCCATGTAAGAGATAATTGTCAATTGATATAAAGCACCAATTTCTGATAAAGGGAAGATATCAAGATTATTTAGAACCACTGCTAACGCTAAAAAAACTGAAAGAAGACTCAAAGTTTTTTCTAAAAACCATTGATCTAAATCTTCAAGAGGAACTGATAAAGCTAATAAGAGCAATATTAATCCATAAGCAGCACTAACAATGAAAAAGCCATTATCACCCTTCCAAATATTGCTACTAAATTCAAAAATTAAAGGGAGAATTCCAATTAAAATTGCTAAAATCTTGCTTTTATGATAATTTTCCACTATTTTCACCTAAAACAAGTTTGTAATAATTTTCGATTGCTACTAATTGGTTTTTCATTGAAAAAGCGTGCATCAGATATGTCTTTTCTTTTTCAGCCATAGCCATGAGATCTGTCTTGCTCCTAGCCGTAGCTTGTCTTATTTTTTCACTAATGCTGTCTATATCTCCAATTTTAGCAACAAAACCATACTCTTCATTAGGAATCATCTTCTCAATATCACCAACATCAGTTGACAAAATTGGTACTAAATTATCACTAGCCTCTAATAAGACAAGGGGGAAACTTTCTGAATAAGATGTTAAAACTGCCAAATCCATCTTTTGATATAACTTTCTAGTCTCTTGATGAGTCAAAAAACCATGAAAAGTTACTTGCGAACTAATTCCTAAGTCTCGTGCTAATGCTCTTAAATTATTTAATTCACTGCCATCGCCTACAATATGCAAGCGAATATTTTGATCATTGAGATTTTTTATTGCCTTTAAAAGCAAATCTTGTCCCTTAACTTTTTCAGCTCGACCAACATTAATAATATTGAAATAGGGATGAGCATATTTTTTAGGAACATCCTTATTTTGATGGAAAAAAATCCCATTATAAATTACGCAAATTTTTGTTTTCGGAATACCTACTTTTTCAACTAGAAGGTTAGAAAAGTTCTGGGTAATTGCAAAGATACCATCTGCTTTTTTTAAAGCCATGATATTTAATTTAGTAAAAATATTTCCAATCATTCCTCGACCTTCAAAATCCTTTAAAGGATCAGAATGAACGGTAATAATCCACTTTGCTTTGATTTGCTTTTTAATCATTGAGACAAACAGATTAGCTCTTGCTCCATGAGTATGGACTATATCAAAATTCCCCTCATTGATAAACCTCGTAAGACGCTTTAAAACACTTAGGTCATAACGGCTTTGTGCTCCTAAAATGGTTGTTTTAATTTTTGCTTTTTTAGCAGCTTTTGCTACAGGTCCATCTGCTAAAGTTAAAAGCTCAAAATCCACATTTTGTCTTTTTGCTTCTGTCAACAAATTAACAATATGAGACCGTCCCCCACCTTTTTCTAAACCAGCATTAATATGTAAAACTTTCATTTAATTAATTCTTTCCCTTATTTTCTTTCTTTGATTTTTCAACTTCAACTACAAATTCTGGCAATGCGAGCATGCGCTTAAAACGAGTTGGATTAGTAATTAAGCGATAGAACCATTCAAGATGCGTTTTTTGAAATACTTCTGGAGCACGTTTGACTACGCCAGAAAAAACATCAAAACTTCCGCCCACTCCCATCATAATTGCAGGCACTTTTGCCTGACGTAGGATGGAGATCAGCTCTTCTTGTCTTGGAAAACCAATTGCTGCAAAAACCATATCAGGACTTGATTCTTCAATTCTTTTAGCTACCGTCTTTAGATCATCCTTAAAATAGCCATCTTCTGCTCCGACTAATTCAATTCCTGGATACTCACGAGCAATCTTTTCTTTGGTAATTCGCATTACTTCAGGCTTTGCACCAATTAAATATACTCGCAATTTTCTTAAGTTTCCTACCTGTAGCAGCCAAGTAAATAGATCATACCCTGTTACTCGTTCTTTAAGCGGTTTTTTTAATATTTTTCCACCTAAGACAATTCCAATTCCATCAGGTGTAATCAAATCCGCATTCTTAGTAATAAGGTTCATAAATTTTGGATCTTTATTAGCTGCCATTACAATTTCGGGATTAGCTGTTACTACCATGGTTGATAACATATTATTTAACCTACTAATCAATCTATCTTTAAATTCTTCTAAAGAATAGTTATCAAATTCAATTCCTAAAATATTAACTTTACTCATTCTCTACTTTTTAACCATTTCTATGTGAAATAATATCTTTACTTATTATTTTAACAAAAAAGCTGTAGGAACTTTTTCAATATAAAAGTTTCACTTTTTTATACTTCTGCTAGAATAGTAACTATTATAAGGGAGTATTTATTATGAAAAAAATTATTACCTACGGAACCTTTGATCTACTGCATTATGGTCACATTCGTCTTCTAAAAAGAGCTCGCGCCTTAGGCGATTATTTAATCGTAGGTCTGTCAACAGACGAATTTAATGAATTTAGCAAACACAAGCAAGCCTATAATAGCTATGCTGAAAGAAAATATATTCTAGAAGCAATTAGATATGTAGATAAAGTTATTCCAGAAGAAAACTGGGATCAAAAAATTAATGATGTACAAAAATATGATATTGATACTTTCGTAATGGGTAATGACTGGGAAGGAAAATTCGATTTTCTAAAACCTTATTGTAAAGTTGAATACCTTGAAAGAACTCCTGGAATTTCTACGACACAAATCAAAAAAGACTTGAAATAAAAAATGCATAATGTAGTTCATATCACAAAATCAAACTGCATTATGCATTTTTTATTTTTCAAATGTAAATTCAAATCTTTCGGCCACATATGATGCACGAACATATTCAAAAGGATAATGATTACTGAGTTCAGTCACCTGGCGTCTAGTTACTAATGGCTCCCCCTTTTTAACTGACAATAAACGAGCCTCATTTTCATTAGCAACAGCTGCACCAATATTTTCTACAACGCTCCCAATCTTATAGCCACCCTTTTCTTCAAGCGTTTGATATAAACTACTTGAAATTTCATCTTTAGAAAAACGGGAAACTAATTCATAAGGAATTGTAGCCACTTCATAACAAATCGGCACATTATCTGCAAAACGAACACGTTCCATTCTTAATACGTTATCTGTATCTTGAATTTTTAGCTTTTCTTTTTCAGATAACGATGGCTTCGTTATACGATAAGATAGTAATTTACTAGAAGGAACCTGGCCATTAGAACGAGTTATATCGGTAAAACTCATGATCCCAGACATTTTCTCTTGAACCTTTTGACTAGAGACATAGGTTCCACTACCTAAGCGTCTCTCTAGGATTCCTTCGTCTTCTAATGTCTTAATTGCTTGGCGCAATGTCATTCTAGAAACATTGAATTTTGAAGCTAATTGCCGCTCAGCAGGGATCCGCTCTCCAACTTTATATTTTTTATTTTCAATATCACGCTTTATTTGGTTGTGAATTTTAATGTACATCGGTTCTTGCATGATAACCCCTCACTTCATTCTGCTACCACACTTATTTTAGCTTAAACTAGCTGATTAGTCATTGTTCTTCTTTGCTTCCCAACGCATTCCCAAAATATTAATATTTGGTCTCCTATTGCATTCAACCTCTAAATCTTGAGCACTACTTGAAACAATATTTAATTTAATCTTAGCATCATCCTGGACTGCAAGCCTACTCCCATTGGGATTAATAATTAAGTCTCGTCCTCCTAAAGTTGCTTGCCCATTTAAGGCTAAAAAATACTCAAAATCATCTCTTCCAGAAAAGGCGACTCTAGTTGCATCTGCTGTGGCCTTATCTTGAAAATCTGCGTGACTAATAATAGTTGAATTGTTTAAGGTTACTTTCGCATTATCACATGCAATTAGACGGTCTATTTTACTATTTTGAATCAAAGTTCTCGTATTCTTATCAAGAAAAATGCCGCCTTTAAATTCAGATTGTAAAATATTTACCCATGAATCATCTGAAATATAGAAACTAGAGTCATCGTTCTTTTCAACCGTTGAATTGAGCATATTTACCCAAGTCTGCCCATGAATTAACCCATAGGAAATAGACGTATTATTCAAATCAACTTCAGCATTTGAATTAGGGTATGTACTTAGATTACCATGAATCATACTGTTAGAAATAATTGCAGTCCCTTTTCCCTGAATACCTAAAGCTGCGTAATTTTCAGAATCATAATCAATTAATGAATCGGTCATTGTAAGTCTAAAGTCAGCTTGTGCAAATAAGGAAACACTAGAATTCAAAATTTTACTTGAAAATAATTCTAATGTACATTTTCCATTTACAGCAATTGCGGCCATATCATCTTCATCCCCATAAAGGGTAGTATTACGTAAAGTAAGATAGGTATCGGCATCATCTTCAACGTAAATAGTATTATGGCCTGATTTTGTTTGAAGAGCAATATTTTCTAATGTAAAAAAGTTACAATTATTCTCTAACACAAAAAAGCCACTAATTACCGTCTCGTCGGGAGTATTACCTGTCCCCTTGATAGTAATATTATTTACTTCTAAGCCTCGATCTAATTCATAAAATCCAGGAGCAAGCAGTAATACATCATCGGGCTGCAAGTCTTTAAGAGCACTTTTCCAAGTAGTACCGTCTCCTCGACCACTGACTTTAATAAGACGCGCCATACAAATCGATCCTTTCTACATAAAAATTTCACACATTATTCCCTTTATTTTCAATGTTCTCTGCTTAAATATAATCATCAATGGAGGTAACTATGATTAACATTACTACAAATCAATTAGCAGAAATTTTAGCACAAGATTCTAACATCAATTTATATGATTTACGAACACCAATTGAATTTGCATCAGGTCATATTCCTGATAGTCATAATCTTCCTTTTGAAGAATTAAAATACTTCAATGATCCTAAAAATGAGACCTACTATTTTATTTGTCGGTCTGGCGATCTTTCACATCATGTATGCCAACTTTTAAAATCTAAAGGTTATAATAATTTAATTAACATTTCTGATGGTATCCTTAACTGGAAAGGTAAAATACAAAGTATAAACTAAAA encodes:
- a CDS encoding AAA family ATPase, translated to MTFFVVGPDDRGFFKKQRTTWEFEDALNQASDGDNILIKRDYQFPLEDQNYVINKSLNISGEDNTFILGGFIIKNGAQVKLNNLTLRHYQDKNNCLQVTNNSQLIATHVSVVNDATTGQNYPIIYVDDGATAQFDDLYVKKDKLGDGAHRIYVEKGNVEIKNSTLNCKITATEANLTLQNTTLSYGESNVLSLYSNTVATLQNVTVTGGVKEKDYPCIFSSESILNITSSIIKEPNYSGALYLQKAAQAKVENSIIDSLYLYNQSKIDVGNTSRIVESIIIEDHSALTGETLLLDGRDNGKINIFAKGESNIKLDWIGLAFESSPNIKIEDNVTFNVPEVYVLKFDSTNDEYDLDENNQYTIVKDNLQNDIEYFTTQKKESNSKQANKAEKDQKDLQKGPQKSGMQQLDEMIGLETVKQQVKEFIAVTVLNKKREEKGLNTSSQTLHSLFLGNPGTGKTTVARIVGHVLYEKGVIAEDKLIETSRADLVAGYVGQTAEKTRKVLESALGGILFVDEAYTLASGGQNDFGKEAIDEILKFMEDHRSNIMIIFAGYTNDMEKFLETNPGLRSRIPNKFDFEDYTVDEMVQIGLFSLKKQQYHVNPSSYADLLKNNLSKDNDNSNGRWVRNLNDKIIKKQAVRVALTDSYSEEDLINITDADLDAVRL
- the nadE gene encoding ammonia-dependent NAD(+) synthetase, whose product is MRPLQEKIVAYEHVLPEIDPKKEIRKSIDFLKDYLKENPFLKTYVLGISGGQDSTLTGKLCQMAIEEMREETGNKSYQFIAVRLPYGVQADASDAADAIAFQKPDQDLIVNIKEPVDAMVKVVEATGQKITDFNKGNIKARQRMVVQYAIAGANNGAVVGTDHAAENFSGFYTKYGDGAADITPLFRLDKRQGKAMLKELGCPKHLYEKAPTADLEEDRPDLPDEVALGVTYKDVDDYLEGKDVSEEAAEQIEKLWKKSEHKRHLPVTIFDDFYKQN
- a CDS encoding glycosyltransferase family 2 protein, which gives rise to MENYHKSKILAILIGILPLIFEFSSNIWKGDNGFFIVSAAYGLILLLLALSVPLEDLDQWFLEKTLSLLSVFLALAVVLNNLDIFPLSEIGALYQLTIISYMGILYFLDRHFNAKNLVLLLLNLNILAQLSIKAGTLLILIISVLTFVFYLIRVVVTFSEQLRPFLLCVYLIVLLISLVWYVPELPDFVLKNLSWSIGSIILLIEIIGSIFYLKVKGHLRPTSHLIVGIIIFLIINEISMLVAESNVLNTSYLVLIFILSLSIVNIFGNISLGKKQVKISVLIPAYNSAKTIVEALESIKNQTYQNWEIILINDGSQDETEEILRRYLGNTKLPLKYTKQTHHNYFKAIRHGLKYASGEIIFVLDADKILFNQNVFYRAVSTILGEKCDGMFVGIRAMYQRLKDGKFHLVRPYYRNEVSLIKTALGLGKNIYTNYAFWRRETFETSVYENYLINGMPVWYNAENNLGLRVVNGNFVGLKYRVSKKVNLGDNSLKQNNSKTLFELSTNLRTLHHIVSRINVPAYSTQATLYNLINRLHIASLYPSIFKQGQTSLKEITPLVVKNIKDSELDNVYLKTIVDFRNNFDPQKTAKIVIPKGTKIYWGTEIDEFSNKLSKNMLDQFYYDLMKIISQGTTIYKIKKDDQKKLEQILDFFTIRDYVRIISN
- a CDS encoding rhodanese-like domain-containing protein, coding for MINITTNQLAEILAQDSNINLYDLRTPIEFASGHIPDSHNLPFEELKYFNDPKNETYYFICRSGDLSHHVCQLLKSKGYNNLINISDGILNWKGKIQSIN
- a CDS encoding nicotinate phosphoribosyltransferase, translating into MFYPQVDQDDSLILHTDLYEINMMYTYFKKGISERNSVFEVFFRKEPFGNGYAVNAGLSHVIQYLNNLRFNESDLEYLKETCDYDDDFIDYLRNLELKLTIRSAREGELVFANEPIMQVEGPLAQAQLVETAILNIINFQTLIATKAARIKVAVGNDGLMEFGSRRAQETDAAIWGTRAAYIGGFDATSNVRAGKLFDIPVAGTHAHSLVEAFNNEYDAFKAYAETHKDCVFLVDTYDTLRSGVPTAIKVAKEMGDKINFQGVRIDSGDMAYISKKVRKQLDDAGFPDAKIYASNDLDEKTIQNLKMQGAKIDVWGIGTKLIIAFDQPALGGVYKLVAIEDKEGKMRDTLKISSNAEKVSTPGKKQVWRIQANSEKKNEGDWVSRYDEDPRKFDALFMFHPQYTYINKVVTDYTARPLLQEIFHEGKLVYKEPTLKETKEFAANNLDGLWDEYKRSLNPQDYPVDLSQKLYDNKMSLINDIRSRIVKRGY
- a CDS encoding glycosyltransferase is translated as MKVLHINAGLEKGGGRSHIVNLLTEAKRQNVDFELLTLADGPVAKAAKKAKIKTTILGAQSRYDLSVLKRLTRFINEGNFDIVHTHGARANLFVSMIKKQIKAKWIITVHSDPLKDFEGRGMIGNIFTKLNIMALKKADGIFAITQNFSNLLVEKVGIPKTKICVIYNGIFFHQNKDVPKKYAHPYFNIINVGRAEKVKGQDLLLKAIKNLNDQNIRLHIVGDGSELNNLRALARDLGISSQVTFHGFLTHQETRKLYQKMDLAVLTSYSESFPLVLLEASDNLVPILSTDVGDIEKMIPNEEYGFVAKIGDIDSISEKIRQATARSKTDLMAMAEKEKTYLMHAFSMKNQLVAIENYYKLVLGENSGKLS
- a CDS encoding WecB/TagA/CpsF family glycosyltransferase, which translates into the protein MSKVNILGIEFDNYSLEEFKDRLISRLNNMLSTMVVTANPEIVMAANKDPKFMNLITKNADLITPDGIGIVLGGKILKKPLKERVTGYDLFTWLLQVGNLRKLRVYLIGAKPEVMRITKEKIAREYPGIELVGAEDGYFKDDLKTVAKRIEESSPDMVFAAIGFPRQEELISILRQAKVPAIMMGVGGSFDVFSGVVKRAPEVFQKTHLEWFYRLITNPTRFKRMLALPEFVVEVEKSKKENKGKN
- the tagD gene encoding glycerol-3-phosphate cytidylyltransferase, with the protein product MKKIITYGTFDLLHYGHIRLLKRARALGDYLIVGLSTDEFNEFSKHKQAYNSYAERKYILEAIRYVDKVIPEENWDQKINDVQKYDIDTFVMGNDWEGKFDFLKPYCKVEYLERTPGISTTQIKKDLK
- a CDS encoding GntR family transcriptional regulator; this encodes MQEPMYIKIHNQIKRDIENKKYKVGERIPAERQLASKFNVSRMTLRQAIKTLEDEGILERRLGSGTYVSSQKVQEKMSGIMSFTDITRSNGQVPSSKLLSYRITKPSLSEKEKLKIQDTDNVLRMERVRFADNVPICYEVATIPYELVSRFSKDEISSSLYQTLEEKGGYKIGSVVENIGAAVANENEARLLSVKKGEPLVTRRQVTELSNHYPFEYVRASYVAERFEFTFEK